AGAATTATATTAATTCTTCTCTGAAATTAGATATAAATAATTTATTTTTTTATTATAATAAAAAATATCCATATATACTAAAAAATATATCTTTACATATAAAAAAAAAACAAAAAATAGCTATTACTGGATATAATGGTTGTGGAAAATCTACATTATTTATGTTATTAACTCGAGCATGGGATCCTATTAAAGGAAGTATTTATTTAAATAAATATAATTTAAAAAAATGGGATTTATTAACATTAAGAAAAAATATAAGTGTTTTACCCCAACAAATATATTTATTTAGTGATACACTAAAAAATAATATTTTATTAAATAATCAAAATAATTTAAATATTAATGATAAAGATTTAATAAAAATTTTAAAATTAGTAGGTTTAGAAAAATTATTAAATAACAAAAAAAATTTAAATCAATGGATGGGTGAAGGTGGTAGAATCCTTTCAGGAGGAGAATTAAAAAAATTAGGAATAGTAAGAATTATATTACATAATGGAAATTTAATTTTATTAGATGAACTTACAGAAGGATTAGATCCAATTTCTTCTATTAAAATTATTAAATTAATTTTATCAATTTTTCAAAAAAAAATAATTATATTTATTACACATAATATTCATATTATGAAAAAAATGGATTGTATTTATTTTATGAATAATGGTTTTTTAGTTGAAAAAGGTAAATATGATGATTTAATGAATAAAAAAGGATATTATTGGCATTATATAAAAAATAATATAATATTATGATTATAATATTTTATTAATATAAGGAATAATAATGTCAAAAGAAGAGAATATAGAAATGCAAGGAATAGTATTAAATACATTACCTAATACTATTTTTCATGTAAAATTAGAAAATGGACATATAATAACAGCTCATATTTCAGGAAAAATGAGAAAAAATTATATTCGTATATTAACAGGAGATAAAGTTACTGTTGAATTAACACCATATGATTTAAATAAAGGTAGAATTATTTTCCGTAGTCGTTAATAATTTTTGATTTAATATTAATGAATATATTTTAAAAGTATTATTACATTACAAATATAATAAATATTATTAATTACTTTATAAACTAGTAATTATTTTTTATTTAAAAATTTTTGTGCATCTAATGCAGCCATACATCCTGTTGCTGCTGATGTGATTGCTTGTCTATAAATATTATCCATAACATCACCAGCAGCAAAAACTCCAGGTATATTTGTTTCTGTAAAATTTGAATTACATGATTTATTTTTATTAGTGATAATATAACCGTTTTTATCTAATTCTAATATTTTTTTAAATAAAAAACTATTAGGAATAGAACCAATTAATATAAATATACCATATACCGGTATTATTTTAATATTTTTAGTATTTAAAGAATAAATTTTTATTCCTTTTACTCCAACATTAT
The Enterobacteriaceae endosymbiont of Donacia thalassina genome window above contains:
- the infA gene encoding translation initiation factor IF-1 gives rise to the protein MSKEENIEMQGIVLNTLPNTIFHVKLENGHIITAHISGKMRKNYIRILTGDKVTVELTPYDLNKGRIIFRSR